The following proteins are encoded in a genomic region of Sulfurimonas sp. HSL3-7:
- a CDS encoding sugar phosphate isomerase/epimerase, with translation MQLQLFKTMWGFEGDFENACIEAKEAGFDGIEGRAPKDPQERLRWKRSLEKHGLAYIAEIVTGGDYVPRRDLAPAAHLQDIETALEESRELSPLFATCIAGCDAWSEAESIRFFDDAMQLANKHGVAVTFETHRSRCLFTPWATRRIVEALPEISLTADISHWCVVCERQMDTELEIIAAIAPNVRHIHARVGYDQGPQVPHPGAPEYASALAAHQQCWELFWEAQQAEGMQTTMTPEFGPDGYLHTLPFTQAPVADLWTLNRWIANEERCHYSKYQEKKALI, from the coding sequence ATGCAGCTGCAACTCTTCAAGACGATGTGGGGCTTCGAGGGAGATTTCGAGAACGCCTGTATTGAGGCCAAAGAGGCCGGTTTTGACGGCATCGAAGGCCGGGCGCCGAAAGATCCGCAGGAGCGCCTCCGCTGGAAAAGATCTCTTGAGAAGCATGGTCTCGCCTATATCGCCGAGATCGTGACCGGCGGGGATTATGTCCCGCGGCGTGATCTTGCTCCCGCAGCCCATCTGCAGGACATCGAAACGGCGCTCGAAGAGAGCAGGGAGCTTTCCCCGCTCTTCGCGACCTGTATAGCAGGGTGCGATGCCTGGAGCGAAGCGGAGAGTATCCGTTTCTTCGACGACGCGATGCAGCTGGCGAACAAACACGGTGTGGCGGTCACCTTCGAGACGCACCGCAGCCGCTGCCTCTTTACCCCGTGGGCAACACGGCGTATTGTCGAGGCGCTGCCGGAGATTTCGCTTACGGCGGACATCAGCCACTGGTGCGTCGTCTGTGAACGGCAGATGGATACCGAACTGGAGATCATCGCCGCGATCGCCCCGAACGTCCGCCATATCCATGCCCGCGTCGGATACGATCAGGGACCGCAGGTACCGCATCCCGGTGCACCGGAATATGCCTCCGCACTGGCGGCACACCAACAGTGCTGGGAGCTCTTCTGGGAAGCGCAGCAGGCCGAGGGCATGCAAACAACGATGACCCCGGAGTTCGGACCCGACGGCTATCTGCACACCCTTCCCTTTACCCAGGCCCCGGTTGCCGATCTCTGGACGCTTAACCGCTGGATAGCAAATGAAGAACGCTGCCACTACAGCAAGTATCAGGAAAAAAAGGCTCTTATATGA
- a CDS encoding DMT family transporter codes for MRSHLPVIILFGASILWGLTWLPLKHINALGIDGVTLTFLVYGLLALVLTPLLLVQFSTWRMHTKAMLLILILGGGANLAFTYALVNGEVIRVMVLFYLLPVWGVLGGKFFLKEEIDRWRWLGASLAVFGAFFILGGFEALDAPPSWIDLIALLSGFFFAMNNLVFRAAQAVPVGSKITVMFYGCFALAGLLLIGGVEQLPQVVSGDAWLALALYSLFWLLIANIGSQWAVTHMEAGRSSIIIIMELITAVISAMLIAHETMIPIEMAGGVMILTAAFIEAARTKDDEIPETTI; via the coding sequence ATGAGATCACATCTGCCCGTCATCATCCTTTTCGGCGCCTCCATACTCTGGGGGCTTACCTGGCTGCCGCTTAAACATATCAATGCTCTCGGTATCGACGGTGTCACCCTCACCTTCCTGGTCTACGGTCTGCTGGCACTGGTATTGACACCGCTTCTGCTGGTACAGTTTTCAACATGGCGCATGCACACCAAAGCAATGCTGCTGATCCTGATACTTGGCGGCGGAGCCAACCTCGCCTTCACCTATGCCCTTGTCAACGGTGAAGTGATCCGCGTTATGGTCCTCTTCTACCTCCTGCCGGTCTGGGGCGTGCTCGGCGGCAAGTTCTTTCTGAAAGAGGAGATCGACCGCTGGCGCTGGCTTGGTGCTTCGCTGGCTGTTTTCGGCGCTTTTTTTATTCTCGGCGGCTTCGAAGCTCTCGACGCACCGCCGTCGTGGATCGACCTGATCGCCCTGCTTTCCGGGTTTTTCTTCGCCATGAACAACCTTGTTTTCCGTGCCGCCCAGGCGGTACCGGTCGGCTCGAAGATCACCGTGATGTTCTACGGCTGTTTTGCACTGGCCGGGCTGCTGCTAATTGGCGGCGTGGAACAGCTGCCGCAGGTAGTTTCCGGTGATGCATGGCTCGCACTGGCACTCTACTCTCTGTTCTGGCTGCTGATCGCCAATATCGGTTCCCAGTGGGCCGTCACCCATATGGAAGCGGGCCGCTCTTCGATCATCATTATCATGGAGCTGATCACCGCCGTTATCTCGGCGATGCTTATCGCGCATGAGACGATGATCCCTATCGAGATGGCAGGCGGCGTCATGATTCTTACGGCCGCCTTTATCGAAGCCGCGCGCACCAAAGATGACGAAATACCCGAGACCACTATTTAG
- the atzF gene encoding allophanate hydrolase, which produces MTISQLKNDYINKISTPRELMAAIRKRIEAHAENPIWIHLLSDEELEPYLARLEESDPASLPLYGIPFSIKDNIDLAGVPTTAACPDFSYVPERSAYVVELLIEAGAIPVGKSNLDQFATGLVGTRSPYGAGRNSINPDYISGGSSSGSALSVALEMAAFSLGTDTAGSGRVPAAFNNLVGVKPSKGVLSTSGLVPACRSLDCISIFANTTEDARCVFDIAAAFDESDPYSRPMPVTQKSLLSTFRFAIPKKEQLKFFGDDEAETLYYKAIELFESMGGTAVESDFSPLFEAADLLYYGPWVAERYVAVKEMMEEKPESFIDVTRTIIQSGKSKSAEDYFNAEYKLKAYRRRADRLMADVAFALTPTTGTIYTIDEVNADPIQLNTNLGYYTNFMNLLDFSAYAVPAGFRKNGLPFGVTLFAEAFEDRKLMQFGEAYIRKASHG; this is translated from the coding sequence ATGACAATCTCACAACTTAAAAACGATTATATAAATAAAATATCGACACCCCGGGAGCTGATGGCAGCGATCAGAAAACGGATCGAAGCCCATGCCGAAAACCCGATCTGGATCCATCTTCTCAGCGATGAGGAGCTGGAGCCCTACCTGGCACGCCTCGAAGAGAGCGATCCGGCATCCTTGCCGCTCTACGGCATCCCCTTTTCCATCAAGGACAACATCGATCTTGCCGGTGTTCCGACGACTGCCGCCTGTCCCGACTTCAGCTATGTTCCCGAGCGCTCCGCCTATGTCGTGGAGTTGCTGATCGAAGCTGGGGCGATACCTGTCGGCAAAAGCAACCTTGACCAGTTCGCTACCGGTCTGGTCGGAACCCGTTCGCCCTACGGTGCCGGCCGTAACAGCATCAACCCTGACTACATTTCGGGCGGTTCAAGTTCCGGGAGTGCCCTGAGCGTTGCTCTTGAGATGGCAGCCTTTTCACTCGGGACCGACACCGCCGGTTCGGGACGTGTTCCGGCTGCCTTTAATAACCTCGTGGGCGTCAAACCTTCCAAAGGGGTATTGAGCACTTCGGGACTGGTACCGGCCTGCCGCAGCCTCGACTGCATCTCTATCTTTGCCAACACCACCGAAGATGCCCGGTGCGTCTTTGACATCGCCGCCGCTTTCGACGAGAGCGATCCCTACAGCCGTCCGATGCCGGTGACACAGAAGAGTCTACTCTCCACTTTCAGGTTCGCTATCCCGAAAAAAGAGCAGCTGAAGTTCTTCGGTGACGATGAGGCCGAAACCCTCTACTACAAAGCGATCGAACTTTTTGAAAGTATGGGCGGCACTGCGGTTGAGAGCGACTTTTCGCCTCTCTTCGAAGCCGCCGACCTGCTCTACTACGGCCCCTGGGTCGCCGAACGCTACGTTGCTGTCAAGGAGATGATGGAAGAGAAGCCCGAGAGCTTTATTGATGTCACAAGAACCATCATCCAATCCGGAAAAAGTAAAAGCGCGGAAGACTACTTTAACGCGGAATACAAGCTCAAAGCCTACCGTCGCCGGGCCGACAGACTGATGGCCGATGTCGCCTTCGCTTTGACGCCGACGACAGGGACCATCTACACCATCGACGAGGTCAACGCCGACCCGATCCAGCTCAACACCAACCTGGGCTATTACACCAACTTCATGAACCTGCTCGACTTCTCGGCCTACGCCGTTCCGGCCGGCTTCAGGAAGAACGGTCTGCCCTTCGGCGTCACCCTCTTTGCCGAAGCATTCGAGGACCGCAAGCTGATGCAGTTTGGCGAAGCGTACATCCGAAAGGCATCCCATGGCTGA
- a CDS encoding ABC transporter permease has translation MMQHLRNIYRLGIKELRSLWHDKVMIILIVYSFSIGIYVGATATSTELRNVPVAFVDADRSVLSGRIVDAFYGPRFQTPQYISRSEVDPGMDAGRYTFVLNIPSGFEKELLAGKQPSIQVNIDAMRMAQAGIGAGYIQQMITNEVSDFLSGSHGGRLPVELAIRMKYNPNLTSSWFGGVMEIINNISMLAIILAGASLIREREHGTLEHLMVMPLNPLEIMLAKVWSMAVVVLAATAFALYVVLQEILKVPVEGSTLLFLFGGFLMLFSTTSMGIFMGTVARSMPQFGLILILTLLPLMVLSGTITPFESMPFMVQQIMHLLPTSHFVSMAQAVLYRGAGFDLVWPDMLAILGIGVIFFTLTLILFRRSLASGS, from the coding sequence ATGATGCAGCACCTACGCAATATCTATCGTCTCGGAATCAAAGAGCTTCGAAGCCTCTGGCACGACAAGGTGATGATCATCCTGATCGTCTACTCCTTTTCCATCGGTATCTACGTCGGTGCGACGGCGACCTCCACGGAGCTCCGCAACGTTCCCGTTGCCTTCGTCGATGCGGACCGCTCCGTCCTCTCCGGCCGTATCGTGGACGCCTTCTACGGCCCGCGCTTCCAGACGCCGCAATATATATCGCGCAGCGAGGTCGATCCGGGCATGGATGCCGGGCGTTACACCTTCGTGCTGAACATCCCCTCCGGTTTCGAAAAAGAGCTGCTTGCCGGAAAACAGCCCTCCATCCAGGTCAACATCGATGCGATGCGTATGGCCCAGGCGGGTATCGGGGCGGGGTACATTCAGCAGATGATCACGAACGAGGTCTCCGATTTTCTCAGCGGCAGCCACGGCGGCCGCCTGCCCGTCGAGCTCGCCATACGGATGAAATACAATCCCAACCTGACAAGCAGCTGGTTCGGCGGTGTGATGGAGATCATCAACAATATTTCGATGCTGGCGATCATCCTGGCCGGGGCGTCGCTGATCCGCGAACGCGAGCACGGTACGCTCGAGCATCTTATGGTGATGCCGCTGAACCCTCTGGAGATCATGCTGGCGAAGGTGTGGTCGATGGCGGTGGTCGTGCTTGCGGCAACGGCCTTCGCCCTCTACGTCGTCTTGCAGGAGATCCTGAAAGTACCGGTGGAAGGCTCAACGCTGCTCTTTCTCTTCGGCGGGTTCCTGATGCTCTTTTCGACCACCTCCATGGGGATCTTCATGGGGACGGTGGCGCGGAGCATGCCGCAGTTCGGGCTGATCCTCATCTTGACCCTTTTGCCGCTGATGGTCCTCTCCGGTACGATCACGCCGTTTGAGAGCATGCCCTTCATGGTGCAGCAGATTATGCACCTACTGCCGACGAGCCACTTCGTCAGCATGGCCCAGGCTGTACTTTACCGTGGTGCAGGGTTCGATCTCGTCTGGCCCGACATGCTGGCCATTCTCGGGATCGGGGTGATATTCTTCACGCTGACGCTGATACTTTTCCGCCGAAGCCTGGCATCGGGGTCGTAA
- the rbbA gene encoding ribosome-associated ATPase/putative transporter RbbA gives MTPVAKLSGISHTYGKNVAVDHVSLELPAGKIIGLIGPDGVGKSTLLSLVSGVRTIQTGHLEVLGGDMRRAGYRFRVCPRIAYMPQGLGKNLYMSLSVYENVEFFARLFGLEREAREVRIQELLESTGLIAFKERPAGKLSGGMKQKLGLCCALIHDPDLLILDEPTTGVDPLSRRQFWELIAHIRAGSSGMSVLVASAYMEEAEHFDLLVAMDAGRVLAEGTPQELLRRTGTDNLDAAFIALLPEEKRRGHQTLVVPPRGSAEVDHDDAIIAEGLTMTFGDFTAVDNVSFRIGRGEIFGFLGSNGCGKTTTMKMLTGLLTPSEGSAWLFGEPAAGHDLQTRRRVGYMTQSFSLYGELTVRQNLVLHAQLYHLPAGKIEGRVDAMLVRFDLERYEETFASDLPLGIRQRLSLAVAVVHAPEMLILDEPTSGVDPVSRDSFWEMLVDLARKDNVTIFISTHFMNEGERCDRISLMHQGRVLVCDRPEALVAARDKATLEEAFIDYLEAADGPKKSLPADMTVTKSALAGQRRWFSFLRLFGYTYRESLEVIRDPIRLTFALAGMAILLFIFGYGITMDVEDIRFAVLDRDKTPQSRNYIQNISGSRYFRERPELSDQGALDQRMKSGDVSVALEIPPGFGRAVQRGEATEIGVWIDGAMPFRAETIRGYVQGMHYAYLLQSARETLGYTPQLSAVKMEMRYRYNQDFKSLDAMVPAVIPMLLIFIPAVLMALSVVREKELGSITNFYATPTTRFEFLFGKQLPYIVISMVGYFGLIVLAVTLFGVQIKGSFAVLTLGALLFVTVTTGIGLLMSSFTRTQIAALAGTSVLTLLPTINFSGLKDPVSSLEGIAAVVGHIFPVTYFINISRGVFSKALGFEELYPDLLILATEAVVLTLLSIAALKRQER, from the coding sequence ATGACGCCTGTCGCCAAGCTCAGCGGGATCAGCCACACCTACGGTAAAAATGTTGCCGTCGACCATGTCTCCCTTGAGCTTCCCGCCGGAAAGATCATCGGTCTGATCGGCCCGGACGGTGTCGGGAAGTCGACCCTATTGTCGTTGGTTTCGGGTGTCCGTACGATCCAGACCGGCCATTTGGAGGTGCTCGGCGGCGATATGCGCAGGGCGGGCTACCGTTTCCGGGTCTGCCCGCGTATCGCCTATATGCCGCAGGGGCTCGGCAAAAACCTCTACATGTCCCTCTCCGTCTACGAGAACGTCGAATTTTTCGCCCGCCTTTTCGGTCTGGAGAGAGAGGCGCGGGAGGTCCGGATACAGGAACTTCTTGAAAGTACCGGCCTGATCGCATTCAAAGAGAGGCCGGCGGGAAAGCTCTCCGGGGGGATGAAACAGAAACTGGGCCTCTGCTGTGCTCTGATCCACGATCCGGACCTTCTGATCCTGGATGAACCGACGACCGGTGTCGACCCGCTGTCACGTCGCCAGTTTTGGGAGCTGATAGCGCATATCCGCGCAGGCAGCAGCGGGATGAGCGTCCTGGTGGCATCCGCCTATATGGAGGAGGCGGAACACTTCGATCTGCTGGTGGCGATGGATGCGGGCAGGGTGCTTGCAGAGGGGACGCCGCAGGAGCTGCTCAGACGTACGGGGACGGACAACCTTGATGCGGCTTTCATCGCGTTGCTGCCCGAAGAGAAGCGGCGGGGGCACCAGACACTGGTCGTACCGCCGCGCGGCAGTGCCGAAGTCGATCACGACGACGCGATCATCGCCGAAGGACTGACCATGACCTTCGGCGATTTTACGGCGGTTGACAATGTGAGTTTCAGGATCGGGCGGGGGGAGATCTTCGGTTTTCTCGGTTCCAACGGCTGCGGTAAGACCACGACCATGAAGATGCTGACCGGGCTGCTGACACCGAGCGAGGGCAGCGCCTGGCTCTTCGGCGAACCCGCGGCCGGACACGACCTCCAGACACGCCGACGGGTGGGGTATATGACCCAGTCCTTTTCGCTTTACGGGGAGTTGACGGTCAGACAGAACCTCGTACTTCACGCCCAGCTCTACCACCTGCCTGCAGGGAAGATCGAGGGACGGGTGGATGCGATGCTGGTCCGTTTTGATCTTGAGCGTTACGAAGAGACATTTGCGTCGGATCTTCCGCTGGGCATACGCCAGCGACTTTCGCTTGCGGTGGCGGTGGTCCATGCGCCGGAGATGCTCATTCTCGACGAACCGACCTCCGGCGTCGACCCGGTCTCGAGGGACAGTTTCTGGGAGATGCTCGTCGATCTTGCCCGCAAGGACAACGTCACCATCTTTATCTCCACCCACTTTATGAACGAAGGCGAACGGTGCGACCGCATTTCGTTGATGCACCAGGGGAGGGTACTGGTATGCGACAGGCCCGAAGCTCTGGTCGCGGCACGCGACAAAGCGACGCTGGAGGAGGCCTTTATCGACTACCTTGAGGCGGCAGACGGTCCGAAGAAGAGCCTTCCCGCCGACATGACCGTCACGAAAAGCGCTCTGGCGGGGCAGCGGCGCTGGTTCAGCTTTTTACGGCTCTTCGGCTACACTTACCGGGAGTCGCTCGAGGTGATCCGAGACCCCATCCGCCTCACCTTTGCGCTTGCCGGTATGGCGATCCTGCTCTTCATCTTCGGTTACGGCATCACGATGGATGTCGAAGATATACGTTTCGCGGTGCTTGACCGTGACAAAACCCCGCAGAGCCGCAACTATATACAGAACATATCCGGATCGCGCTACTTCCGTGAAAGGCCGGAGCTCAGCGACCAGGGGGCGTTGGACCAGCGGATGAAGAGCGGGGATGTCTCGGTGGCACTGGAGATACCGCCGGGCTTCGGCAGGGCTGTCCAGCGGGGTGAAGCGACGGAGATAGGGGTCTGGATCGACGGTGCGATGCCGTTTCGCGCGGAGACGATTCGCGGGTATGTTCAGGGGATGCACTATGCCTACCTGCTCCAGTCGGCCAGGGAGACGCTGGGCTATACCCCGCAACTCTCTGCGGTGAAGATGGAGATGCGTTACCGCTACAACCAGGACTTTAAGAGTCTCGACGCGATGGTGCCTGCGGTCATTCCCATGCTGCTCATCTTTATCCCCGCGGTTTTGATGGCGCTGAGCGTAGTGCGCGAAAAGGAGCTGGGCTCCATCACCAATTTCTACGCGACGCCGACGACCAGGTTCGAGTTCCTCTTCGGCAAGCAGCTCCCCTATATCGTCATCAGTATGGTCGGGTACTTCGGGCTGATCGTCCTGGCGGTCACGCTCTTCGGCGTTCAGATCAAGGGAAGTTTCGCCGTTTTGACGCTCGGGGCACTGCTTTTCGTGACGGTCACGACGGGCATCGGCCTGCTGATGTCCTCGTTCACCCGGACGCAGATCGCCGCGCTGGCGGGAACTTCGGTCCTGACTCTGCTGCCGACGATCAACTTTTCGGGGCTGAAAGATCCGGTGAGTTCGCTCGAAGGAATCGCCGCCGTTGTCGGCCACATCTTCCCGGTGACCTACTTCATCAACATCAGCCGCGGCGTCTTCAGCAAGGCGCTGGGGTTTGAGGAACTCTACCCCGACCTGCTCATACTGGCTACGGAAGCCGTTGTACTGACGCTGCTGAGTATTGCGGCCTTAAAACGGCAGGAGCGTTGA
- a CDS encoding HlyD family efflux transporter periplasmic adaptor subunit: MNKRLLKRIAILAAVAGSIAVAAWYGGFLNGDIGPKAFASGNGRLETTEVNIATKLPGRLREITVQEGDMVEPGEVLARLDTYELEARLKQAQAHVQQARQNRYYAKAVVAQRKSELALAEKNLQRSESLYVNKNISLVQLQQHETALKSAKAGLAAARAQVVSSDAAIKASEAEVETIQVNIDDCTLRSSVRGRVLYRLTEPGEVLGGGGKVLTLLKLDDVFMTIFLPTSEAGRVMIGSKARIVLDAFTDVAIPATVSFVSPQAQFTPKEIETANEREKLMFRVKVKVDEALLREHLEKVKTGLPGMAYVRLDETTPWPEALSKLPGER, from the coding sequence ATGAATAAACGTCTACTCAAACGGATCGCAATTCTTGCCGCGGTGGCGGGGAGTATCGCCGTTGCGGCATGGTACGGGGGTTTTCTCAACGGTGATATCGGGCCCAAAGCCTTTGCTTCGGGCAACGGGCGCCTCGAAACGACCGAGGTGAATATTGCGACAAAACTGCCCGGACGTCTACGGGAGATCACCGTACAGGAGGGCGACATGGTCGAGCCGGGCGAAGTGCTTGCACGGCTCGACACCTATGAACTCGAGGCCCGTCTTAAACAGGCGCAGGCCCATGTGCAGCAGGCCCGTCAGAACAGATACTACGCGAAAGCCGTTGTCGCGCAGCGTAAAAGCGAACTGGCTCTGGCCGAGAAGAATCTCCAACGTTCCGAAAGCCTCTATGTCAACAAGAACATTTCGCTGGTACAGCTGCAGCAGCATGAAACCGCTCTCAAAAGCGCGAAAGCGGGGCTGGCTGCGGCCAGGGCGCAGGTGGTAAGCAGCGACGCCGCCATCAAAGCGTCCGAGGCGGAGGTCGAGACGATCCAGGTCAACATAGACGACTGCACCCTGCGCTCTTCCGTCAGGGGGCGGGTGCTTTACCGCCTGACCGAGCCTGGCGAGGTGCTCGGCGGCGGCGGGAAAGTGCTGACCCTGCTGAAACTCGATGACGTCTTTATGACCATCTTCCTGCCTACGTCGGAGGCGGGCCGGGTGATGATAGGGAGCAAAGCGCGCATCGTATTGGACGCTTTTACCGATGTCGCCATCCCTGCAACCGTGAGCTTCGTTTCGCCCCAGGCCCAGTTTACGCCCAAAGAGATCGAAACGGCGAACGAACGTGAAAAGCTGATGTTCCGGGTCAAGGTCAAAGTGGACGAAGCGCTGCTCAGGGAGCATCTCGAGAAGGTCAAAACCGGGCTGCCGGGGATGGCATATGTCCGTCTTGACGAGACGACGCCCTGGCCGGAAGCACTCAGCAAACTGCCCGGCGAGAGGTAG
- a CDS encoding TolC family protein: protein MPAVHLHDATMRRIDDKGRGDDTMRLFVLLLGFYASGYMAVAAQTVKIGVVSDGNTPALLRQQTLLKEELARLTGTAFTLVYPSSKQYDGGWSADKIESAMDALEKDPGVDIVFAVGALSSQLALEKSGFAKPTFAPFIGRRDLVGLTGEKAKRGIGNFNYITADTTFAEELKTFLRVVPFSKAVLLADETQYARFPGMARRAKEIAGDEGVELTLITAFSYEAPAQSFPDGTEAVMIAPLPQLSPAAEQRLLAALKHRQLPSYSFAENVTVDDGVLASQQDGSEVSKRLRRAALNIYTVIQGAQAQAQPAGFEVQRQLKLNMATARAIDLSPPFAVLRDAVLLHGSEEGQERLTLKDVAEEALRNNLGIIAGQLGTQVHGETVDEVRSVLLPRMTGNLAYTQVNSDNVFVESGFYAEKSTTGALRLEQILFSEKALARLAVQKHLQVAVEAQQRMLELEVVKQAVSAFLKILMAQTNLRIERDNLALTDTNLVLAKGRVDAGVSDLSDVYYWQSRIATAKQRALSAEASVEQARDILNRILHRPITQRLTFEPATLDDPSLLISRNSLVEIIANEKAYRRMAAFFVEEGLRQSPELALLQAQTDAQKRQLVSDRRAYWMPDLLAYGEVSHVFNETRAATAGFSLEDETDWQAGVSLSLPLFEGGARSARSARSRLSLQQLNVNTRESTAALEQRVRSDLHAIRSSYPAIALSKEAAEAARKSLVLIRDNYAEGTRQMTDLLVAQNASLLAEQGASNAVYGFLNDLMTLQRDVGRFDFFMEDSERDRTVERLKNYITADSAGNNSRD from the coding sequence ATGCCGGCAGTTCATCTGCATGATGCAACAATGCGGCGGATCGACGACAAGGGAAGAGGGGATGATACGATGAGACTTTTCGTACTGCTGCTTGGTTTCTACGCCAGCGGGTATATGGCGGTCGCAGCGCAAACGGTGAAGATAGGTGTTGTCAGCGACGGGAACACACCGGCTTTGCTTCGGCAGCAGACGCTGCTGAAAGAGGAACTTGCACGGTTGACCGGCACCGCTTTCACACTGGTCTACCCGTCGTCAAAACAGTATGACGGCGGATGGTCGGCTGACAAAATCGAAAGCGCGATGGATGCGCTGGAGAAGGACCCCGGTGTCGATATCGTGTTTGCGGTGGGTGCCCTCTCAAGTCAGCTGGCGCTGGAAAAGAGCGGGTTTGCCAAACCGACCTTTGCCCCTTTCATCGGTCGTCGGGACCTGGTCGGACTCACCGGAGAGAAGGCGAAAAGGGGCATCGGGAATTTCAACTACATTACCGCAGACACGACGTTTGCAGAGGAACTCAAAACGTTTTTGCGTGTCGTACCTTTTTCAAAAGCGGTTCTGTTGGCGGATGAAACCCAGTACGCCCGCTTTCCCGGGATGGCACGGCGCGCAAAAGAGATCGCCGGCGACGAGGGGGTTGAGCTGACGTTGATTACGGCCTTTTCGTACGAGGCCCCCGCCCAAAGTTTTCCCGACGGTACGGAGGCGGTGATGATCGCCCCGCTGCCGCAGCTGAGCCCTGCGGCAGAACAACGGCTGCTGGCGGCATTGAAGCACCGGCAGCTGCCTTCGTACAGTTTCGCAGAAAATGTGACGGTGGATGACGGGGTTTTGGCTTCGCAGCAGGACGGTTCCGAAGTTTCCAAACGGCTTCGCCGTGCCGCATTGAACATTTATACGGTTATACAGGGCGCTCAAGCGCAGGCGCAGCCCGCTGGTTTCGAGGTGCAGCGGCAGCTGAAACTCAATATGGCGACCGCTCGCGCGATAGACCTTTCGCCGCCTTTCGCGGTACTCAGAGATGCCGTTTTGCTGCACGGCAGTGAAGAGGGTCAAGAGCGTCTGACGCTAAAAGATGTGGCCGAAGAGGCGCTGCGCAACAACCTGGGCATCATCGCGGGGCAACTCGGGACACAGGTTCACGGCGAAACCGTCGATGAAGTGCGTTCGGTCCTTCTGCCGCGTATGACCGGAAACCTCGCCTATACTCAGGTCAACAGCGACAATGTCTTTGTGGAGAGCGGTTTTTACGCCGAAAAAAGCACGACGGGCGCCCTTCGGCTTGAACAGATCCTCTTTTCGGAAAAGGCGTTGGCGAGGCTGGCGGTGCAGAAACATCTGCAGGTCGCCGTAGAAGCCCAGCAGCGGATGCTTGAACTGGAGGTGGTCAAACAGGCGGTATCGGCGTTTTTAAAGATCCTGATGGCGCAGACCAATCTGCGTATCGAACGTGACAACCTGGCATTGACCGATACCAACCTCGTACTGGCAAAGGGACGGGTGGATGCGGGGGTTTCGGACCTCTCCGACGTCTACTATTGGCAGAGCCGGATCGCGACGGCAAAGCAGCGGGCACTTTCGGCGGAGGCGTCGGTGGAACAGGCCCGAGACATCCTAAACCGTATCCTGCACCGCCCCATTACGCAAAGACTTACCTTTGAACCGGCGACCCTGGACGATCCGTCTCTGCTGATCAGCCGCAACAGTCTCGTCGAGATCATCGCCAACGAAAAGGCGTACAGGCGGATGGCCGCATTTTTTGTGGAGGAGGGGCTTCGGCAGTCGCCGGAGTTGGCGCTTCTCCAGGCGCAGACTGACGCACAGAAGCGTCAGCTCGTTTCCGACCGCCGGGCCTACTGGATGCCCGATCTTCTCGCTTACGGCGAAGTGTCGCATGTCTTCAACGAGACCCGCGCGGCGACTGCCGGTTTCAGTCTCGAAGACGAAACGGACTGGCAGGCGGGTGTGAGCCTCTCTCTGCCGTTGTTTGAAGGGGGTGCCAGAAGTGCCCGAAGTGCGCGTTCCCGTCTTTCGCTGCAGCAATTGAATGTCAATACCCGCGAGAGCACGGCCGCTCTCGAACAGCGTGTCCGCAGTGATCTGCATGCCATCCGCTCGAGCTACCCGGCCATCGCCCTCTCGAAAGAGGCGGCCGAAGCCGCCCGAAAAAGTCTTGTACTGATCCGCGACAACTATGCCGAAGGGACGCGGCAGATGACCGACCTGCTTGTCGCGCAGAATGCAAGTCTATTGGCGGAGCAGGGGGCGTCGAACGCCGTGTACGGTTTTTTAAACGATCTGATGACACTGCAGCGCGACGTCGGGCGTTTTGACTTTTTCATGGAAGATTCGGAACGCGACCGGACGGTGGAACGTCTTAAAAACTATATTACCGCCGATTCGGCCGGTAACAACAGTCGCGATTAA